The Deinococcus koreensis genome window below encodes:
- a CDS encoding LacI family DNA-binding transcriptional regulator, with product MSPSHRPTIDDIAREAGVSTGTVSRVLNGHSTVAQRTREHVSEVISRLGYAPDPAARHLSWRTGQTLGVSLDRDDPMLHPYHVLFRRALESHTAPQGVQLVDLRAELMHLTRLPSAVLVMHAVDGDPRLNFLRRQGIPAVLIGHQSDHFWVAPDDVEGAGLATRQLTEAGHRHLAYLGRGTSQVAHDRELGFRQAAREAGAQCTALDSDFTVLGGYRATRRAWEDGVRFSGLFAQSDESAAGAIAALQDLGLRVPQDVSVVGFDGLPELPTTLKLTTVAQDIPRIAATAISLVQEAISGLPPRGEFIPVELIPGATVAPPPGGIS from the coding sequence ATGTCGCCCAGCCACCGGCCCACCATCGACGACATCGCCCGCGAGGCGGGGGTCAGCACCGGCACCGTCAGCCGCGTGCTCAACGGTCATTCGACCGTGGCCCAGCGTACCCGCGAGCATGTGTCAGAGGTGATCAGCCGCCTGGGCTACGCTCCCGACCCGGCGGCCCGGCACCTCAGCTGGCGCACCGGGCAGACCCTGGGGGTCTCGCTCGACCGCGACGATCCCATGCTCCACCCGTACCACGTGCTGTTCCGCCGCGCGCTGGAAAGCCACACCGCGCCGCAGGGCGTGCAACTGGTCGACCTGCGTGCCGAGCTGATGCACCTGACCCGGCTGCCCAGCGCCGTGCTGGTCATGCACGCCGTCGATGGAGACCCCCGCCTGAACTTTCTGCGGCGGCAGGGGATTCCGGCCGTACTGATCGGCCATCAAAGCGATCACTTCTGGGTCGCGCCGGACGACGTGGAAGGCGCAGGGCTGGCGACCCGTCAGCTGACGGAGGCGGGCCACCGCCACCTCGCCTACCTGGGCCGTGGCACGTCCCAGGTGGCCCACGACCGGGAACTGGGCTTTCGGCAGGCCGCGCGGGAGGCCGGTGCCCAGTGCACCGCCCTGGACAGTGATTTCACCGTGCTCGGAGGCTACCGGGCCACCCGCCGGGCCTGGGAGGACGGCGTGCGGTTCAGCGGGCTCTTCGCCCAGAGCGACGAGAGCGCGGCCGGCGCCATCGCCGCGCTGCAGGATCTGGGCCTGCGCGTTCCACAGGACGTCTCGGTCGTGGGTTTCGACGGACTGCCCGAACTGCCCACCACCCTCAAGCTCACGACCGTGGCCCAGGACATCCCGCGCATCGCGGCCACGGCCATCTCCCTCGTCCAAGAGGCCATTTCGGGGCTTCCGCCCCGTGGCGAATTCATTCCCGTCGAGCTCATCCCCGGCGCCACCGTCGCGCCGCCCCCTGGAGGGATCTCATGA
- a CDS encoding ABC transporter substrate-binding protein, protein MKKALLLSLAVLASSAAAQTTIKINGYGGTDPAIVGDLITKFVKPALAKDKITVVYEPLQGDYNKSLTTLLAAGNAGDVMYLPAETLDGFVATGKILPLNGLVNTGPFVKSLNTAFTRNGRIYGIAKDFNTLTLVYNKDLFDEAGVKYPDNNDTWTTLQQKLVTLKQKLGNDYYGICLQPGWDRFGAFAFATGWKQFDAKGQTNLSDPRFVEAFNFYTSLAKDKVGIQPSEVSEGWTGGCMKTGKVAVAIEGNWITGFLKDNAPNLKYGTALMPKNPKTGKRGNFLYTVGWAINSGTKNRAAALKVMNILTSPQVQQYVLEQGLAIPSRTALQSNAYFKKTDASAVNSRLVFDGADDGNVGAFTFGAQGTDWGKPINEALAAVLSGQKSAADALKKAQADMATFQKR, encoded by the coding sequence ATGAAAAAAGCACTGCTCCTCAGCCTCGCCGTCCTCGCGTCCAGCGCCGCCGCCCAGACGACCATCAAGATCAACGGGTACGGCGGCACCGACCCCGCCATCGTGGGCGACCTGATCACCAAGTTCGTGAAGCCGGCCCTGGCCAAGGACAAGATCACGGTGGTCTACGAGCCCCTGCAGGGCGACTACAACAAGTCGCTGACCACCCTGCTGGCCGCCGGCAACGCCGGGGACGTGATGTACCTGCCCGCCGAGACGCTCGACGGCTTCGTGGCCACCGGCAAGATCCTGCCGCTCAACGGTCTCGTGAACACCGGCCCCTTCGTCAAGAGCCTGAACACGGCGTTTACCCGCAACGGCCGTATCTACGGGATCGCCAAGGACTTCAACACGCTGACCCTGGTCTACAACAAAGACCTCTTCGACGAGGCCGGCGTGAAGTACCCCGACAACAACGACACCTGGACGACCCTGCAGCAGAAGCTCGTGACCCTCAAGCAGAAGCTGGGCAACGACTACTACGGCATCTGCCTGCAGCCGGGCTGGGACCGCTTCGGGGCCTTCGCCTTCGCCACCGGCTGGAAGCAGTTCGATGCCAAGGGCCAGACCAACCTCTCTGACCCGCGCTTCGTGGAAGCCTTCAACTTCTACACCAGCCTGGCCAAGGACAAGGTCGGCATCCAGCCCAGCGAGGTCAGCGAAGGCTGGACCGGCGGCTGCATGAAGACCGGCAAGGTGGCCGTGGCCATTGAGGGGAACTGGATCACCGGCTTCCTGAAGGACAACGCCCCCAACCTGAAATACGGTACCGCCCTGATGCCCAAGAACCCCAAGACCGGTAAGCGCGGCAACTTCCTGTACACCGTGGGCTGGGCCATCAACTCGGGCACCAAGAACCGGGCCGCCGCCCTCAAGGTGATGAACATCCTGACCTCCCCGCAGGTGCAGCAGTACGTGCTGGAGCAGGGCCTGGCGATCCCCAGCCGCACCGCCCTGCAGAGCAACGCCTACTTCAAGAAGACCGACGCCAGCGCCGTGAACTCCAGGCTGGTCTTCGACGGGGCCGACGACGGCAACGTGGGCGCCTTCACCTTCGGCGCCCAGGGCACCGACTGGGGCAAGCCGATCAACGAGGCCCTGGCCGCCGTGCTGAGCGGCCAGAAGAGCGCCGCCGACGCCCTGAAAAAGGCCCAGGCCGACATGGCCACCTTCCAGAAGCGCTAA
- a CDS encoding carbohydrate ABC transporter permease has product MLKKGQTATAYIFLAPFLITIAIFFFYAFARAIYYSFTDFNLFNTPKLIGVKPYADVLADPSFRRALGNSLIFAIVTTTLQTVGALLMSVALNNKIRGMGFFRSAWYMPSITSSVVITLIFLWLFQRRGIANYLITQWQSYQPLILTFLGVLIAVQIVQVLWERSRKFPAGWFDPALAATSALVALAATAALSLTGAVQPRDVQLFDYQYFADKWISVGGVRILSIPLLVIIIQNTFTTIPTLMLFFLAGLQNIPGALYEAADIDGATPWQKLMNVTVPMLRPVTFYVITVGLIGTMQMFDQVAVIGSAAPGDTLITLAYYVYQNTFKAGAAPVNLASAAAIILAAIILVMVFVQRKFFPSEAV; this is encoded by the coding sequence ATGTTGAAAAAAGGGCAGACCGCCACGGCCTACATCTTTCTCGCGCCGTTCCTGATCACCATCGCGATCTTCTTCTTCTACGCCTTCGCCCGCGCGATCTACTACTCGTTCACCGACTTCAACCTCTTCAACACCCCCAAGCTGATCGGCGTCAAGCCCTACGCGGACGTGCTGGCCGATCCCTCGTTCCGGCGGGCGCTGGGCAACTCGCTGATCTTCGCTATCGTGACGACCACGCTGCAGACCGTCGGGGCGCTGCTGATGTCGGTGGCGCTGAACAACAAGATCCGCGGCATGGGCTTTTTCCGCTCGGCCTGGTATATGCCGTCCATCACCTCCAGCGTGGTCATCACCCTGATCTTCCTGTGGCTGTTCCAGCGCCGCGGGATCGCCAACTACCTGATCACCCAGTGGCAGTCGTACCAGCCGCTGATCCTGACCTTCCTGGGCGTGCTGATCGCCGTGCAGATCGTGCAGGTGTTGTGGGAGCGCTCCCGGAAGTTCCCGGCCGGCTGGTTCGACCCGGCGCTGGCCGCCACCTCCGCCCTGGTCGCGCTGGCCGCCACGGCCGCGCTGTCGCTGACCGGCGCCGTGCAGCCGCGTGACGTCCAGCTCTTCGACTACCAGTACTTCGCGGACAAGTGGATCTCGGTCGGCGGCGTGCGGATCCTGAGCATCCCGCTGCTGGTCATCATCATCCAGAACACCTTCACGACCATCCCCACGCTGATGCTGTTCTTCCTGGCGGGGCTGCAGAACATTCCCGGCGCGCTCTACGAGGCGGCCGACATCGACGGCGCCACGCCGTGGCAGAAGCTCATGAACGTGACCGTGCCCATGCTGCGCCCCGTGACCTTCTACGTGATCACGGTGGGCCTGATCGGCACCATGCAGATGTTCGACCAGGTGGCGGTGATCGGCTCGGCGGCGCCCGGCGACACCCTGATCACGCTGGCCTACTACGTGTATCAGAACACCTTCAAGGCCGGGGCGGCGCCCGTGAACCTGGCGTCGGCGGCGGCGATCATCCTGGCGGCCATCATCCTGGTGATGGTCTTCGTGCAGCGCAAATTCTTCCCCTCGGAGGCCGTATGA
- a CDS encoding carbohydrate ABC transporter permease, with protein sequence MTTSLEQVRQTSADNERWLARRRWARAGWLYAFMIVMSFFFLGPFTMGLLSSMKDNPNEYPPSLRIAQLTPQFISRAYNLGVQGGGDGWNGGLTPGRSVSFDVQVRSPQGAPQEAPSVALFPYQPVSLVAIAKQAQAKDYAQVKTEEVGRAGDLRSYRVTVTAPVLTRQQGDIVRATIATPDSDVRAKLPSGEIVKVTLDTPEAQQRQYELNETQAVELVRAGNAYYLRGPLFQRTPMQVDVQRGQTIVSSTLPPSDRQNFGRSFAYRNITPGVIGYTFNNYRRAFNETLDPKTGRSLFFSWVLNSFLYAFLRVSAAVLFCSLAGYALARLQFPGKFLIFIVAVLFVQMVPGQVNLVSNYVLLKDWNLLNIWGLWFSGLVAAGGVFLMKQFFEGMPKELEESAAIDGAGPFTTFFRVMLPQAGPALIALAITQFQGAWNDFFWPLVLLRQNTDFTLTVGLSNFRELYGGQGDYGLILAGAVLSAIPVIILFIVFQRYFVDTGADSAVKG encoded by the coding sequence ATGACCACCTCGCTGGAACAGGTCAGGCAGACCTCGGCCGACAACGAGCGCTGGCTGGCGCGGCGGCGCTGGGCGCGGGCCGGCTGGCTGTACGCCTTCATGATCGTGATGAGCTTTTTCTTCCTGGGGCCGTTCACCATGGGCCTGCTGAGTTCCATGAAGGACAACCCCAACGAGTACCCGCCCAGCCTGCGGATCGCGCAGCTGACCCCGCAGTTCATCTCGCGCGCCTACAACCTGGGCGTGCAGGGCGGGGGCGACGGCTGGAACGGGGGCCTGACCCCCGGCCGATCCGTGAGCTTCGACGTGCAGGTGCGTTCCCCCCAGGGCGCGCCGCAGGAGGCCCCCAGCGTGGCCCTCTTCCCCTACCAGCCGGTGAGTCTGGTCGCCATCGCCAAACAGGCGCAGGCCAAGGACTACGCGCAGGTGAAGACCGAGGAGGTGGGCCGCGCGGGTGATCTCCGCAGCTACCGCGTGACCGTGACCGCCCCGGTGCTGACCCGCCAGCAGGGCGACATCGTGCGCGCCACCATCGCCACGCCGGACAGCGATGTGCGCGCCAAGTTGCCCAGCGGCGAGATCGTCAAGGTCACGCTGGACACCCCCGAGGCCCAGCAGCGGCAGTACGAGCTGAACGAGACGCAGGCCGTGGAACTGGTCAGGGCCGGGAACGCCTACTACCTGCGCGGCCCGCTGTTCCAGCGCACGCCCATGCAGGTGGACGTGCAGCGCGGCCAGACCATCGTGTCGAGCACCCTGCCCCCCAGCGACCGGCAGAACTTCGGGCGCTCCTTCGCCTACCGCAACATCACGCCGGGGGTCATCGGCTACACCTTCAACAACTACCGCCGCGCCTTCAACGAGACCCTCGATCCCAAGACGGGCCGCAGCCTGTTCTTCTCCTGGGTCCTCAACTCGTTCCTGTACGCCTTCCTGCGGGTCTCGGCCGCCGTGCTGTTCTGCTCGCTGGCCGGCTACGCCCTGGCGCGGCTGCAGTTCCCCGGCAAGTTCCTGATCTTCATCGTGGCCGTGCTGTTCGTGCAGATGGTGCCCGGGCAGGTCAACCTGGTCAGCAACTACGTGCTGCTCAAGGACTGGAACCTGCTGAACATCTGGGGCCTGTGGTTCTCCGGTCTGGTCGCGGCGGGCGGCGTGTTCCTGATGAAGCAGTTCTTCGAGGGCATGCCCAAGGAGCTGGAAGAATCGGCCGCCATCGACGGTGCCGGGCCCTTCACCACCTTCTTCCGGGTGATGCTGCCGCAGGCCGGCCCGGCCCTGATCGCGCTGGCCATCACGCAGTTCCAGGGCGCCTGGAACGACTTCTTCTGGCCGCTGGTGCTGCTGCGCCAGAACACCGACTTCACGCTGACCGTGGGCCTCTCGAACTTCCGCGAACTGTACGGCGGGCAGGGCGACTACGGCCTGATCCTGGCCGGCGCGGTGCTCAGCGCCATTCCGGTGATCATCCTGTTCATCGTGTTCCAGCGCTACTTCGTGGACACCGGAGCGGACAGCGCGGTGAAGGGCTGA